From the genome of Haloterrigena sp. KLK7, one region includes:
- a CDS encoding GvpL/GvpF family gas vesicle protein: protein MTHRYVYGVMNDDPVEFETDAVGGADRVYTVSHRRLNAVVSDIDTTDPEETDEDAQRHDDVLREIMERDGGRTIVPMQFGMAFENDRALKNVLRGARPAFRRAINDIEGREELGLKVVREEDADVDTDALEEAVADALEPIAAQSVPNDLFSDRLVLNRSYLVDRDERERFDEAVADLEAEYDDLMFRYTGPFAPYSFVDVKIGAQQ, encoded by the coding sequence ATGACCCACCGATACGTCTACGGCGTGATGAACGACGACCCCGTCGAGTTCGAGACCGACGCGGTCGGCGGCGCCGACCGCGTCTACACGGTCTCGCACCGACGGCTCAACGCCGTCGTCTCCGACATCGACACGACCGATCCGGAGGAGACCGACGAGGACGCCCAGCGACACGACGACGTCCTCCGGGAGATCATGGAGCGCGACGGCGGCCGCACCATCGTCCCGATGCAGTTCGGGATGGCCTTCGAGAACGATCGGGCACTGAAGAACGTCCTTCGAGGCGCGAGACCGGCGTTCCGCCGCGCGATCAACGACATCGAGGGCCGGGAGGAACTCGGCCTCAAGGTCGTCCGCGAGGAGGACGCCGACGTCGATACCGACGCGCTCGAAGAAGCCGTCGCGGACGCGCTCGAGCCGATCGCCGCCCAATCGGTCCCCAACGACCTGTTCAGCGATCGGCTCGTGCTCAACCGGTCGTACCTCGTCGACCGCGACGAGCGCGAGCGGTTCGACGAGGCGGTGGCCGACCTCGAGGCGGAGTACGACGACCTCATGTTCCGCTACACGGGGCCGTTCGCGCCGTACAGCTTCGTCGACGTCAAGATCGGAGCCCAACAGTAA
- the gvpF gene encoding gas vesicle protein GvpF, giving the protein MFILDDLLIRPFVGIVDTLHTMALSEMYDIEALEDDLKENQLLYELGERSEEEYRRRKDELEEEIEIARDVHERLASGRVEVKR; this is encoded by the coding sequence ATGTTCATCCTCGACGACCTCCTGATCCGACCGTTCGTCGGCATCGTGGACACGCTGCACACGATGGCGCTGAGCGAGATGTACGACATCGAGGCGCTCGAGGACGACCTCAAGGAGAACCAGTTGCTGTACGAACTCGGCGAGCGCTCCGAGGAGGAGTACCGGCGCCGCAAGGACGAACTCGAGGAGGAGATCGAAATCGCCCGCGACGTCCACGAGCGACTCGCGAGCGGCCGCGTAGAGGTGAAACGCTGA
- a CDS encoding Hsp20/alpha crystallin family protein yields MSPDDHTPEDRRDESSDDQGHWLTSLLSALEWLDEASRSGQRRGDRTTIDYDVSIRTGDALTDRPAGDRRPFAGGADDRDRFDRGRDSEWNRPRTRRYRGDSSESSPSTAPSSDHHVTTREAEDELLVTADVAGADPDDVTVGFDGATLVVGVEDREIDRVDVPWRERTAEATIKNGVLSVRIEPASNDGADGASASDTEPEPEASETSSETETETATDSDPETEDDDE; encoded by the coding sequence ATGTCACCAGACGACCACACACCCGAGGACCGACGCGACGAATCGAGCGACGACCAGGGCCACTGGCTCACCAGCCTGCTGTCGGCCCTCGAGTGGCTGGACGAGGCCTCCCGCTCCGGCCAGCGCCGCGGCGATCGGACGACTATCGACTACGACGTCTCGATCCGGACCGGTGACGCGCTCACCGATCGACCGGCGGGCGATCGACGTCCGTTCGCCGGCGGCGCGGACGATCGCGATCGGTTCGACCGCGGACGGGACTCCGAGTGGAATCGACCGCGGACGCGCCGGTACCGCGGCGACTCGTCCGAATCGTCGCCGTCGACCGCGCCCTCGAGCGACCACCACGTGACGACGCGGGAGGCCGAAGACGAACTGCTCGTCACCGCCGACGTGGCCGGCGCCGATCCGGACGACGTCACCGTCGGATTCGACGGTGCGACGCTCGTCGTCGGGGTCGAGGACCGCGAGATCGATCGGGTCGACGTCCCGTGGCGCGAGCGAACGGCCGAGGCGACGATCAAAAACGGCGTGCTCTCCGTGCGGATCGAACCGGCCTCGAACGACGGGGCGGACGGAGCGTCGGCGTCGGACACGGAACCGGAACCCGAGGCGTCCGAGACGTCGTCGGAAACGGAGACCGAGACGGCGACGGACTCGGACCCCGAGACGGAGGACGACGATGAGTGA